One segment of Streptomyces sp. NBC_00576 DNA contains the following:
- a CDS encoding fumarylacetoacetate hydrolase family protein: protein MKSAATSAPLFAGPLAIGTLSVPGGAAFPGLVLPDGRVLDLRTALDEPALTTLALLERWDEELPRLRGLADEPAGDWLPLDDLSVHAPVEPRQIFQSGANYRQHVIDLEVAHRSPDDPRTAEEARAEIAAIMDKRATEDLPYVFIGLPTTITGPYDDVVLPAWAKKPDWELELAAVISRPTYRVTVEEALDHVAGYTIANDLTDRATVFRRDMPAIGTDWLRCKNAPGFTPLGPWIVPAGSVADPSELQVTLKLNGDTMQDESAKDMIFGVARLVSYISQTSQLLPGDLVLTGSPAGNGMHWGRLLRDGDVMDGSVTGLGAQRTHCVAEEAS, encoded by the coding sequence GCGCCCCTCTTCGCCGGCCCCTTGGCCATCGGCACTCTTTCCGTTCCGGGCGGGGCCGCGTTCCCCGGCCTCGTGCTGCCGGACGGCCGCGTGCTCGACCTGCGTACGGCACTGGACGAACCCGCCCTGACCACCCTCGCTCTCCTGGAGCGCTGGGACGAGGAACTGCCTCGCCTGCGCGGCCTCGCGGACGAGCCGGCCGGTGACTGGCTGCCGCTGGACGACCTGTCCGTGCACGCGCCCGTCGAGCCCCGGCAGATCTTCCAGTCCGGCGCCAACTACCGGCAGCACGTGATCGACCTGGAGGTCGCGCACCGCTCCCCGGACGACCCGCGCACCGCCGAGGAGGCCCGCGCCGAGATCGCGGCGATCATGGACAAGCGGGCCACCGAGGATCTCCCGTACGTCTTCATCGGCCTGCCGACCACGATCACCGGCCCCTACGACGACGTCGTACTGCCCGCCTGGGCCAAGAAGCCCGACTGGGAGCTGGAGCTGGCCGCGGTGATCTCCCGCCCCACCTACCGGGTCACGGTGGAAGAGGCCCTTGACCACGTCGCGGGCTACACCATCGCCAACGACCTCACCGACCGGGCCACCGTCTTCCGCCGGGACATGCCCGCCATCGGCACCGACTGGCTGCGCTGCAAGAACGCTCCCGGCTTCACCCCGCTGGGCCCCTGGATCGTCCCCGCCGGGTCCGTCGCCGACCCGTCCGAGCTGCAGGTCACCCTGAAGCTCAACGGAGACACCATGCAGGACGAGTCCGCCAAGGACATGATCTTCGGCGTGGCGCGTCTGGTCTCGTACATCTCCCAGACCTCCCAACTCCTTCCCGGTGACCTGGTGTTGACCGGCAGCCCGGCCGGGAACGGCATGCACTGGGGCCGGCTGCTGCGCGACGGCGACGTGATGGACGGATCCGTCACGGGGCTCGGTGCCCAGCGCACCCACTGCGTCGCGGAGGAGGCGTCGTGA
- a CDS encoding cyclase family protein, which yields MSGSATVPDAADAEGAIAEAAKAYSNWGRWGEDDVLGTLNFLDAGKRREGAALVRDGVSFSLSQRFDMNGPQKGWRRRTNPVHTMLDTGTDAALGNQGFPHGIGGADDVIAMPLQCSTQWDGLGHIFDHGKAWNGRAAEKVVTSDGDLVTGIEHMAPYVAGRGVLLDVGLVVGENGELPDGFAITEEHLTASAEAHGVTVGRGDLVLVRTGRLTRAKRDGWGEYAGGPSPGLSFTTAGWLHGSEIAGIATDTWGFEVRPNEFDHAFQPLHQVAIPNIGLLIGEMWDLDALAEHCAADGRYEFWLTAAPLPITGAVGSPVNPIAVK from the coding sequence GTGAGCGGCAGCGCCACCGTGCCTGATGCGGCAGACGCCGAGGGCGCGATCGCCGAGGCCGCCAAGGCGTACTCGAACTGGGGCCGTTGGGGCGAGGACGACGTCCTCGGCACGCTCAACTTCCTGGACGCCGGAAAGCGCCGCGAGGGCGCGGCCCTCGTCCGCGACGGGGTCAGCTTCTCGCTCTCCCAGCGTTTCGACATGAACGGCCCGCAGAAGGGCTGGCGGCGACGTACGAATCCGGTGCACACCATGCTCGACACCGGCACCGACGCCGCCCTGGGCAACCAGGGTTTCCCGCACGGCATCGGCGGCGCCGACGACGTGATCGCGATGCCGCTGCAGTGCTCCACCCAGTGGGACGGCCTCGGTCACATCTTCGACCATGGCAAGGCATGGAACGGGCGAGCCGCCGAGAAGGTCGTCACCTCCGACGGCGACCTCGTCACGGGCATCGAGCACATGGCGCCGTACGTGGCCGGGAGGGGCGTCCTCCTCGATGTGGGTCTGGTCGTCGGCGAGAACGGCGAACTGCCCGACGGCTTCGCCATCACCGAGGAGCACCTGACCGCCAGCGCCGAGGCGCACGGCGTCACCGTCGGCCGCGGCGACCTCGTCCTCGTCCGCACCGGACGGCTGACCCGCGCCAAGCGTGACGGCTGGGGCGAGTACGCGGGCGGTCCCTCGCCCGGGCTGAGTTTCACCACCGCCGGCTGGCTGCACGGCAGCGAGATCGCCGGGATCGCCACCGACACCTGGGGTTTCGAGGTCCGGCCCAACGAGTTCGACCACGCCTTCCAGCCGCTGCACCAGGTCGCCATCCCCAACATCGGCCTGCTCATCGGCGAGATGTGGGACCTCGACGCGCTGGCCGAGCACTGTGCGGCCGACGGGCGGTACGAGTTCTGGCTCACCGCCGCTCCGCTGCCCATCACCGGAGCCGTCGGTTCCCCCGTGAACCCGATCGCCGTCAAGTAA